The genomic window CTCAGACAGTGCGCCACATCCCCGGCGTCATCTGCTCCAGCTAACCGATACGCGCAGATATGGGACGCCATCCACGACGGCTCCATCTACGAGTGTCCCTCTCTCCTGTCCTCCTTCACAGCCATCATCTTTGCGAACCTGAAAAAGTACAAGTTCACCTACCACTTCGGCTTCCCTGCCATACAGTCCGACCCCCAGTGGAAGCAGGTTGGTGACACGAGCAAGCTGAGCGCAAGCGAGACCACACACCTGGTGGATGCAGTGCAGACCTTCAAGTACAGCAACGACGTACGGCAAAGGGGCTTCTTCATCGCCAAGCGCGTCCATGGCGGCGGCGAGGTAGATGACGCCCCAAAGACACCGGTCACGCCAGTCACACCGGTCACGCCAGCGGAAGAGATAGGCTACAAGTGGGTGGTTGGAAAACTGGGCGCGTACGAGAAGGGCTTCTTCGATGACGTGGACAGCCAGGACCGCTTCATAGGCTTTTCAGATCCCTCGACCTACACAGACAACCCGGGGTGGCCGCTGAGGAATCTGCTCATCCTTATAAGACATCGCTGGCGGTTGAACGACGCACAGATCATATGCTACCGCGACACTCACCTACGGAGAGACCAACCGAACTCCCTCATACTTCAGATCAAATCAGATCCCATCGCCGAGGTCTCAACCACAGCGACTGAGGGACCGAGTGCTCGTCCCAATGCACCAACGCTGCCCAAAGTCACTGGCTGGGAGCGCACAGAGGCTGGCAAGCTGACATCGCGCAACGTCGACCTCTCCGAGTACATGGACGAGCGGAAGCTGGCAGACCAGGCTGTCGATCTCAATCTGAAGCTCATCAAGTGGCGCATAGCGCCCAACATCGACCTGGATGTCATCAAGAACTGCAAATGCTTGCTGCTCGGAGCCGGCACGTTGGGATCGTACGTCTCCCGAACACTGATGGGCTGGGGCGTCCGGAAGATCACGTTCATCGACAACGCAAACGTCAGCTTCTCGAACCCCGTCCGACAGCCTCTGTTCAACTTCAAAGACTGTCTCCAAGGCGGCGCGAAGAAGGCAGAGCGCGCCGCCGAAGCACTTGAGGAGATCTACCCCGGTGTCGACGCACAGGGGCACGTCATGGAAGTGCCTATGCTCGGGCACCCCATCACAGACCAGACCAAGACGAAGGAGCACTTTGACAAACTGCAGAAACTCATCGCCGAACACGACGCCATCTTCCTGCTCATGGACACACGAGAGAGCAGATGGCTACCCACCGTCATGGGCAAGTCGGCCGGCAAAATCGTCCTCAACGCCGCCCTCGGCTTCGACACGTTCGTCGTCATGCGCCACGGCCTGAAGCCCACGCAGGATGGGCAAGTAGAACTCGGCTGCTACTTCTGCAACGACGTCGTTGCGCCCGCAGACGTGAGTGCTCCCTCCCCTCCAAGCGTCCATGCTTGCTAACACGAACGAATGCAGTCCCTCAGCAATGCAACCCTCGACCAACAATGCACCGTCACGCGCCCAGGAATCGCCCCGCTAGCATCGAGCCTGCTAGTCGAGCTCCTGGTTTCCATCCTCCAACACCCCTACAAATCCCTAGCCCCTGCTCCTTCGACCACCAAACCCACTCCCACATC from Ascochyta rabiei chromosome 2, complete sequence includes these protein-coding regions:
- a CDS encoding dCMP deaminase; this encodes MATLKFAPWQSDVDVQFYAALAHIKINHDKLDDSARKVLGLYETRPGDHASRSMRIQIHPNALTSDDTPPNHCRAEGIIKNCNTIEDYKNLDRTATLDRCAQTIWDAIHDGSIYECPSLLSSFTAIIFANLKKYKFTYHFGFPAIQSDPQWKQVGDTSKLSASETTHLVDAVQTFKYSNDVRQRGFFIAKRVHGGGEVDDAPKTPVTPVTPVTPAEEIGYKWVVGKLGAYEKGFFDDVDSQDRFIGFSDPSTYTDNPGWPLRNLLILIRHRWRLNDAQIICYRDTHLRRDQPNSLILQIKSDPIAEVSTTATEGPSARPNAPTLPKVTGWERTEAGKLTSRNVDLSEYMDERKLADQAVDLNLKLIKWRIAPNIDLDVIKNCKCLLLGAGTLGSYVSRTLMGWGVRKITFIDNANVSFSNPVRQPLFNFKDCLQGGAKKAERAAEALEEIYPGVDAQGHVMEVPMLGHPITDQTKTKEHFDKLQKLIAEHDAIFLLMDTRESRWLPTVMGKSAGKIVLNAALGFDTFVVMRHGLKPTQDGQVELGCYFCNDVVAPADSLSNATLDQQCTVTRPGIAPLASSLLVELLVSILQHPYKSLAPAPSTTKPTPTSTSTPAAAASHPSLPPPFVHPLGTIPHTIRGYLSTFTNLQVAGQPYDCCSACSATVLEAYEADPWGFVQRALDERGWVEEMSGLKEVQRRADEAAGDVEWDSEGEGGLDDEGEML